Sequence from the Sphingomonas suaedae genome:
GACCACGGACCCCAGGTCAAGGACGATGAAATGTACGAAATGCTGCGCGATGCGGGCGCTTCGAAGGAGAAAGCGGCGCGCATCGCCAATGCCCAGGCGAACCATTCGCTCGATCGCAACAGCACGCATCTCGAAAACCGGACCAAGGAC
This genomic interval carries:
- a CDS encoding DUF7218 family protein — translated: MAKDHGPQVKDDEMYEMLRDAGASKEKAARIANAQANHSLDRNSTHLENRTKDELYDEARDIGIEGRSDMTKDELIKAIRER